In Congzhengia minquanensis, a single genomic region encodes these proteins:
- a CDS encoding baseplate J/gp47 family protein translates to MGLDNNGYQRPTYDDIVKAKILKAQELFGADIDTDEKTAFGKFIRIGAYDLAKAYEDIENVYYARFPNTATGDSLDRLCVFAGITRNPATYAQHTVTVYGTAGTKVEMGKLVLRSGDVTFYNIKEFEIKAPATTKNGETADPCVEVTLECSEPGEVGNIEKISELVNTIEGVKDVKSGVKSLTKNGENAETDLALRKRFAAAIEGAGSSNENAIRAALMRVPKVQSAGIVVNATDETVDGRPPRTFECYVHVPGWEKIPSVEKSILEQEIAETIFEKAPVGIKTCKTGASGVEKTVYDQGGHPHIIQYSKTEEVKVFVQIAVAADARFEEKGPDQIKSAIMTYINGLGVGNDVVLSALYGHIHSINGVVEVTGLKLKTEGDSEYKAESITIGEVAIAVTTANEIEVTIENETVQL, encoded by the coding sequence ATGGGCTTAGACAACAATGGATATCAAAGACCAACCTATGACGATATTGTGAAAGCAAAAATTTTAAAGGCGCAGGAGCTTTTTGGTGCAGATATTGATACTGATGAAAAGACGGCGTTTGGAAAATTTATTCGAATTGGCGCATATGACCTTGCAAAGGCCTATGAAGACATTGAAAACGTGTATTATGCGCGGTTTCCCAACACGGCCACAGGCGACAGCTTAGACCGGCTGTGTGTGTTTGCAGGAATTACCCGAAACCCTGCGACCTATGCACAGCATACTGTAACGGTTTACGGCACGGCGGGAACTAAAGTGGAAATGGGAAAACTGGTTCTTCGTTCCGGCGACGTTACGTTCTATAACATTAAGGAATTTGAAATTAAGGCGCCAGCAACAACGAAAAACGGCGAAACAGCAGATCCTTGTGTCGAAGTGACGTTAGAGTGCAGCGAACCGGGAGAGGTTGGCAATATTGAAAAAATTAGCGAGTTGGTTAACACCATTGAGGGAGTTAAAGACGTGAAAAGCGGTGTGAAAAGCCTTACAAAAAATGGAGAAAATGCAGAAACAGACTTAGCGCTTAGAAAACGGTTTGCTGCCGCTATTGAGGGGGCGGGAAGCTCTAATGAAAACGCCATTCGGGCTGCTTTAATGCGTGTGCCGAAGGTGCAAAGCGCCGGAATTGTTGTAAACGCAACGGACGAAACTGTGGATGGAAGACCGCCAAGAACCTTTGAATGTTATGTGCATGTTCCGGGGTGGGAAAAAATTCCAAGTGTTGAAAAGAGCATATTAGAACAGGAAATTGCCGAAACAATTTTTGAAAAGGCTCCCGTCGGTATTAAAACATGCAAAACAGGAGCGTCAGGCGTAGAAAAAACGGTTTATGACCAGGGAGGGCACCCTCACATCATTCAATATTCAAAAACGGAAGAGGTTAAAGTTTTTGTTCAAATAGCTGTTGCGGCGGACGCCAGATTTGAAGAAAAGGGACCCGATCAAATTAAAAGCGCCATTATGACGTATATCAACGGCCTGGGCGTGGGAAACGACGTAGTGTTATCTGCCCTGTATGGCCACATCCATTCTATTAACGGCGTTGTGGAGGTAACTGGGTTAAAGCTGAAAACTGAGGGGGATTCTGAGTATAAAGCCGAAAGTATTACAATCGGCGAGGTTGCGATAGCGGTTACGACTGCGAATGAAATTGAGGTGACAATTGAAAATGAAACAGTTCAGCTTTAA
- a CDS encoding phage protein — protein sequence MDNRKSKMLIPPQYVKDSRRSRLAKSVKSLMDQIEYTEGQPEGMFGRVAIVQIGEVKLNSEALDIEFEVPFDDDTEANEAEITLYNLSKKTRGEIVYNKPVTITAGYQNDTGVIFTGFVSKVVTKVEGVDRITTVYAIDDEDLKERDLPKELEYAEDTKASFILNELLSMLKLPVAVFQIRRDWTYEDKVNVSGGLMDNIRKYAEVCGISVYINKGKIYARHISEGDDIQFTVQASTGLLNSPEEFQEEITAEDYHDVVTGFKMKSILQHRITTGAVVTVRSANVSGKFRVRSGKHIFNESESITEMEVI from the coding sequence TTGGATAACAGAAAATCAAAAATGCTGATACCGCCGCAGTATGTGAAGGACAGCAGACGGTCCCGCCTTGCAAAATCGGTGAAAAGCCTTATGGATCAGATTGAATATACCGAAGGTCAGCCGGAGGGTATGTTCGGCAGGGTTGCCATTGTGCAAATCGGTGAGGTGAAGCTGAACTCTGAAGCGTTAGATATTGAGTTTGAAGTGCCCTTTGACGACGACACCGAGGCAAATGAGGCAGAGATTACCCTTTATAACCTGTCAAAAAAAACCCGGGGTGAAATTGTTTACAACAAGCCTGTAACCATTACAGCAGGCTATCAAAACGACACGGGGGTAATTTTTACCGGGTTTGTCAGCAAGGTTGTGACAAAAGTAGAAGGTGTTGACAGGATAACCACCGTTTACGCCATTGACGATGAGGATTTAAAGGAGCGCGACCTTCCGAAAGAACTGGAATATGCCGAAGATACGAAGGCCAGCTTTATTTTAAATGAGCTTTTAAGCATGTTAAAGCTGCCGGTTGCCGTGTTTCAAATCCGGCGGGACTGGACGTATGAGGACAAGGTGAATGTAAGCGGCGGGCTGATGGACAATATTCGCAAATATGCGGAGGTATGCGGCATATCTGTGTATATTAACAAAGGAAAGATTTACGCCCGGCATATTTCCGAGGGGGACGACATTCAGTTCACGGTGCAGGCTTCAACGGGACTGTTAAACAGTCCTGAGGAATTTCAAGAGGAGATTACGGCAGAGGACTATCACGACGTTGTAACGGGATTTAAAATGAAGTCAATTCTGCAGCACAGAATAACCACCGGAGCCGTTGTTACTGTTAGAAGCGCAAACGTGTCGGGGAAGTTCAGAGTGCGCAGCGGAAAGCACATCTTTAACGAAAGTGAGAGCATTACGGAAATGGAGGTTATTTAA
- a CDS encoding phage baseplate plug family protein, translating into MKRDRILIKKELVPYYFHILLGGELFDLAVSYNETHNFFTLAVKKSGETICAGEPLIYGMPLFGDVYTAGKHPAVTIVPFDESGNSDRVTFEALGETVFLTVDNAGGERIG; encoded by the coding sequence ATGAAACGAGACAGAATTTTAATCAAAAAGGAGCTTGTGCCTTATTATTTTCACATATTGCTTGGCGGCGAACTGTTTGACCTTGCAGTGAGCTATAACGAAACCCACAATTTTTTTACGCTGGCAGTGAAAAAAAGCGGCGAAACCATATGTGCGGGGGAACCGCTTATTTATGGCATGCCGCTGTTCGGCGATGTTTATACAGCAGGGAAACACCCTGCTGTAACCATCGTCCCTTTTGACGAGAGCGGGAACAGCGACCGGGTAACGTTTGAGGCGCTGGGGGAAACAGTCTTTTTAACAGTTGATAATGCAGGCGGTGAGCGCATTGGATAA
- a CDS encoding phage baseplate protein, translated as MALINGIYVFVEDESLDMNLECTEHPVEEGTEITDHIQRKSVEITLKGKIVDYDDTVSWEDSTIVRVNATTALDKLKQLQKSGSLITYVGRNAQSNLQIQSFSTTHPNTVWGGCEFDMTLKELRVAQPAYTEDYSAGCAGTQQVEQGENGEIYHIVKLGDKLWNLVSENYKILKPFFSSVSEKCAWVMEQNPHAFSVLGDIDSLMAGEKILMGLR; from the coding sequence ATGGCGCTGATTAACGGTATTTATGTATTTGTTGAGGATGAGAGCCTTGACATGAACTTAGAATGTACGGAGCATCCGGTAGAGGAGGGCACCGAGATAACAGACCACATACAGAGAAAATCGGTGGAAATAACGCTGAAAGGGAAAATTGTTGACTACGACGATACAGTTTCCTGGGAAGACAGCACCATTGTCCGCGTAAATGCAACCACGGCGCTGGATAAACTAAAGCAGCTGCAAAAGAGCGGGTCGCTGATCACATATGTCGGACGCAATGCGCAGTCGAACCTGCAAATTCAATCCTTCTCCACCACCCACCCGAACACGGTTTGGGGTGGGTGCGAGTTCGACATGACCTTAAAGGAGCTGAGAGTGGCACAGCCGGCGTATACAGAGGATTATTCCGCTGGCTGTGCCGGGACACAGCAGGTGGAACAAGGGGAAAACGGCGAAATATATCACATTGTGAAGCTTGGCGATAAGCTTTGGAATTTAGTTTCGGAAAACTATAAAATTTTAAAGCCGTTTTTTTCTTCAGTTTCGGAAAAATGCGCCTGGGTGATGGAGCAAAATCCCCATGCGTTCAGTGTACTAGGTGATATCGACTCTCTGATGGCCGGGGAAAAGATTTTAATGGGGTTGAGGTGA
- a CDS encoding phage tail protein translates to MAKETHEEIYKISFEVGKNPFSQILSDIDTLKASVNSLNASAVLDDLGKKASVAAAGTKELATGITSLRGGQQAIYGLLFDMQEFDSKTSGAKSALDSFQKSMQTLRAEPIEMIKDKLVAVQLQSAVVAGAFQTVATRNFSNLTNNLKTVKGTLSEGETGAKGFTNILKNAGKVSVVRVGKGVQTVKTRLTEGVQKAKIFGTSLKNAAKTSFTKVAGGLKTVGSFIGGGVNGAKKAFNLVKTGFNKLPAPVTAGFTQGLVPDIQSVMGGLNSAFESGGLEGYLSAMPEAFGNIAGLIQTQIPAIAQDISSSFPTIFSTIAQTLPQILPVIIDSLLNVFSSLLNVLSSQGPSILTALISALNQAVQGLLAMLPQLITVGLQLIIALVQGLAMAAPTLIPAIMDAVMGMLNSLVAMLPQLIIAGLQLLLGLVQGIMNALPILVSMVPQIITNLVNGILANLPTILQLGVELLVQLALGLVQAIPMLLGAVPKIIQSLWDALTQINWLELGGKIIKGIGTGIVNGIKSIFGKGDKEKSSDSASFSAGMSAGTGNVAATASTLSNTAANSLGTGSVASMTQGMNVANSFGQGMNMNGAGLANTATQISGNTVAAFGANGGAYQQGADMVNTFSNGMTAQNPALQAQSISAEAQNALGAAKEAITVASDEIIAKLTQIKVSITEAMLACQVSIGENMAQSFMNLSLAITNVVMAFTMFQQAAMGSFLALTILGTVGVAIFTASVTMGFFTMLMTVTMIMAALIAVVAASMMALAVVSAAGVITLSAVAAAAMLSFASIIAAGLAFSVGTMTMVVSAALVQMTLFAAAFGVACAAIGLLTTNCATQILEAFKKVNLLTTGMQMINGLILGMNARKEAAVATARAIAQAINTEYDKIQKISSPSKVWYEKGANMIQGGIGGMESQMPKMQSVAQQAGNMSMPYTGSYSPEQGAGAVTARSQSTEYNSYAPQFNMTISGSNDDRILARKVKAWIKSSMDEVFDSMARTNPRLREV, encoded by the coding sequence TTGGCAAAAGAAACACATGAAGAAATTTATAAAATAAGCTTTGAAGTAGGGAAAAATCCGTTTTCTCAAATCTTAAGCGACATTGACACACTAAAGGCATCTGTTAATTCCTTAAATGCGTCTGCTGTTTTAGACGATTTGGGCAAAAAGGCATCTGTTGCGGCGGCCGGAACAAAGGAACTGGCAACAGGCATTACTTCACTTCGGGGCGGCCAGCAGGCCATATATGGACTGTTGTTCGACATGCAGGAATTTGATTCAAAAACCAGTGGTGCAAAAAGCGCGTTGGATTCGTTTCAAAAATCAATGCAGACCTTAAGAGCAGAACCCATTGAAATGATTAAGGACAAGCTCGTTGCGGTTCAGCTTCAAAGTGCAGTTGTGGCCGGTGCGTTTCAAACAGTGGCAACACGCAATTTTTCAAATCTGACGAATAATTTAAAAACAGTAAAAGGTACGCTGTCAGAAGGCGAAACAGGGGCAAAGGGATTTACCAATATACTGAAAAATGCCGGAAAAGTGAGTGTTGTCCGAGTCGGAAAAGGTGTTCAAACGGTTAAAACACGTTTGACAGAAGGGGTGCAAAAGGCCAAAATATTTGGAACGTCGCTTAAAAATGCGGCAAAAACCAGCTTTACAAAAGTGGCGGGAGGATTAAAAACGGTTGGAAGCTTTATTGGCGGCGGAGTAAACGGCGCAAAAAAAGCGTTTAATTTGGTGAAAACCGGTTTCAATAAACTGCCGGCTCCGGTTACGGCGGGCTTTACTCAAGGGCTTGTGCCGGATATTCAATCCGTTATGGGTGGTTTAAACAGCGCATTTGAATCCGGCGGGCTGGAGGGTTATTTAAGTGCCATGCCAGAGGCGTTTGGCAATATTGCGGGACTCATTCAAACTCAGATTCCGGCCATTGCCCAGGATATTTCATCCTCGTTCCCCACAATATTTTCAACCATAGCGCAAACATTGCCGCAAATTTTGCCGGTGATTATCGACTCGCTGCTAAATGTTTTTTCCAGCCTGCTGAACGTTTTAAGCTCACAGGGACCAAGCATTTTAACGGCCCTTATTTCGGCTTTAAACCAGGCGGTTCAGGGCCTTTTGGCAATGCTGCCTCAACTGATAACAGTGGGCCTTCAGCTCATTATAGCGTTGGTGCAGGGGCTGGCAATGGCTGCTCCGACCTTAATCCCAGCCATTATGGATGCGGTTATGGGAATGCTTAATTCGCTGGTTGCCATGCTGCCCCAGCTCATTATTGCGGGACTTCAGCTTTTGTTGGGACTTGTGCAGGGCATTATGAATGCGCTGCCAATCCTGGTGTCAATGGTGCCGCAGATAATTACAAATCTGGTAAACGGTATATTGGCGAACTTGCCAACCATTCTTCAGCTGGGCGTGGAGCTTTTGGTTCAGCTTGCGCTGGGACTTGTGCAAGCAATTCCCATGCTGTTGGGGGCAGTTCCGAAAATCATTCAATCCTTGTGGGACGCCCTAACGCAGATTAACTGGCTGGAACTGGGTGGAAAAATTATAAAAGGAATTGGAACGGGCATTGTCAACGGCATTAAATCCATCTTTGGTAAGGGCGACAAGGAGAAAAGCTCCGACAGCGCAAGCTTTTCTGCCGGCATGTCTGCGGGGACAGGCAATGTTGCTGCCACGGCCAGCACACTGTCTAACACCGCGGCAAACAGCCTGGGCACGGGTTCCGTTGCAAGCATGACACAGGGGATGAATGTGGCGAACTCCTTTGGTCAGGGAATGAACATGAATGGCGCAGGGCTTGCCAACACGGCGACCCAAATTTCCGGAAACACGGTAGCTGCCTTTGGTGCCAACGGAGGCGCTTACCAGCAGGGTGCCGACATGGTTAACACGTTTTCAAACGGAATGACAGCACAAAACCCTGCGCTGCAAGCGCAAAGCATTTCAGCAGAGGCACAGAACGCTTTGGGGGCTGCAAAAGAGGCTATAACGGTGGCATCTGATGAAATTATTGCAAAACTCACTCAGATTAAGGTTTCCATCACAGAAGCAATGCTGGCCTGTCAGGTATCCATCGGTGAAAATATGGCCCAGAGTTTTATGAACCTGAGCCTGGCCATTACAAACGTTGTGATGGCATTTACCATGTTCCAGCAGGCGGCTATGGGCTCGTTTCTTGCGCTGACCATACTTGGCACTGTTGGTGTGGCCATATTTACAGCTTCCGTGACCATGGGATTTTTCACCATGCTGATGACGGTTACAATGATTATGGCAGCGTTGATTGCTGTGGTGGCTGCCAGCATGATGGCGCTGGCAGTTGTTTCGGCGGCAGGCGTGATAACGCTTTCTGCAGTGGCCGCTGCAGCAATGCTGAGCTTTGCGTCTATTATCGCGGCAGGTCTAGCGTTTTCTGTGGGCACCATGACTATGGTGGTGTCTGCGGCACTTGTGCAGATGACACTGTTTGCGGCGGCTTTTGGCGTCGCATGCGCGGCGATTGGTCTGCTCACCACTAATTGCGCCACACAGATTTTAGAGGCATTTAAAAAAGTGAATTTGTTAACAACCGGTATGCAGATGATAAACGGGCTGATTTTAGGCATGAACGCCCGCAAAGAAGCGGCTGTGGCAACTGCCCGTGCCATTGCTCAGGCAATTAATACGGAGTATGACAAAATACAGAAAATTAGTTCTCCGTCTAAGGTTTGGTATGAAAAGGGAGCAAACATGATTCAAGGCGGAATCGGCGGCATGGAGAGCCAAATGCCCAAGATGCAATCTGTGGCGCAGCAGGCCGGCAACATGTCTATGCCCTATACGGGCAGCTACTCGCCGGAGCAGGGCGCGGGAGCTGTTACTGCCCGTTCTCAAAGTACGGAATATAATTCCTATGCACCGCAGTTTAACATGACCATCAGCGGCTCCAACGACGACCGCATTTTGGCAAGAAAGGTAAAAGCCTGGATAAAAAGCTCCATGGACGAGGTGTTTGACAGCATGGCAAGAACAAATCCAAGATTGCGGGAGGTGTAA
- a CDS encoding phage structural protein: MANITTYNAKECIVTINGVNITGLGEDMITWEKEEAFFEPVVGAQGDVVKSEINNSLYTLTIAVQPTSPQLGHLINLQNQSEAFPVSVINKALGVRLGGSMANVSEAPEFSLGAEAEDLEFAFMVFDGYIESTSGANDMPESGTEEGGEE, from the coding sequence ATGGCAAATATTACAACATATAATGCAAAAGAATGTATTGTTACGATTAACGGCGTAAATATCACTGGACTGGGCGAAGACATGATAACATGGGAAAAGGAAGAGGCGTTTTTTGAGCCGGTTGTTGGGGCCCAGGGCGATGTTGTGAAAAGCGAAATTAATAACTCGCTTTACACCCTGACGATTGCGGTTCAGCCCACAAGCCCACAACTGGGACATTTAATCAACCTTCAGAACCAAAGCGAGGCGTTCCCTGTGTCGGTAATTAACAAGGCTTTAGGAGTTCGTCTGGGCGGTTCTATGGCTAACGTTTCAGAAGCACCGGAGTTTTCCCTGGGCGCGGAAGCCGAGGATTTGGAATTTGCTTTTATGGTTTTTGACGGTTACATTGAAAGCACAAGCGGTGCAAACGATATGCCTGAAAGCGGCACAGAAGAAGGCGGAGAGGAATAA
- a CDS encoding DUF3383 family protein, producing MGLDVKVTINLKKPLGNAGTEFPLIVSTGETAIEFTECRTLAEVKDKFATTTNTYKAAELIFMQTNAPDKIGVVQFTLAQGETLKEKLEAIAEKGWRQFMIVDGDTKAVSMKDKLCFTSVANESELKNFEDLERIVGFVHTNPLAAAALIGETAGRPAGSFTYKNLILTGIPPMEISDTKIDAIHTAGGITFVTKAGDNVTSEGKTTNGEYIDIVDSGDFIIKNIAYKTQKLFNNSAKIPYDNTGISMLESATVEALRMGYNNGMIATNDDGTPAYAASFALRSQTTDADRKARKYPYGWFKFILAGAVHEAEIQGDIIV from the coding sequence ATGGGACTTGATGTAAAAGTAACAATTAATTTAAAAAAACCTTTGGGAAATGCGGGAACAGAGTTTCCGCTGATTGTCAGCACAGGAGAAACGGCAATTGAATTTACAGAATGCAGAACACTTGCAGAAGTAAAAGACAAATTTGCGACAACAACAAACACCTATAAGGCAGCAGAGCTGATATTTATGCAAACAAATGCACCGGACAAAATTGGTGTTGTGCAGTTTACCCTGGCGCAGGGTGAAACATTGAAAGAGAAACTGGAAGCCATTGCAGAAAAGGGTTGGAGACAGTTCATGATTGTGGACGGTGACACAAAGGCAGTTTCCATGAAGGACAAGCTGTGTTTTACATCTGTTGCAAACGAATCTGAATTAAAAAATTTCGAAGACTTAGAACGGATCGTTGGTTTTGTTCACACAAACCCGCTGGCTGCAGCAGCGCTAATTGGCGAAACAGCTGGCAGACCTGCCGGAAGCTTTACCTATAAGAATTTGATTTTAACCGGCATTCCTCCCATGGAGATTAGCGACACGAAAATTGATGCCATTCACACAGCCGGCGGCATTACCTTTGTAACAAAAGCAGGGGATAATGTGACATCGGAGGGCAAAACAACCAATGGTGAATATATCGATATTGTCGACAGCGGAGATTTCATTATCAAAAACATTGCTTACAAGACACAGAAACTGTTCAATAATTCTGCAAAGATTCCTTATGACAATACCGGAATTTCCATGCTGGAAAGCGCTACGGTTGAAGCTCTTAGAATGGGCTATAACAACGGCATGATTGCCACAAACGACGACGGCACACCAGCCTATGCAGCTTCTTTTGCATTGAGAAGCCAGACCACGGATGCGGACAGAAAAGCAAGGAAATATCCTTACGGCTGGTTTAAATTCATATTGGCAGGAGCTGTCCACGAAGCGGAAATTCAGGGCGACATTATTGTTTAA
- a CDS encoding phage neck terminator protein has protein sequence MSGLSALKETVVQGLSSYLEIPVVRNNQTGAQTAYPYCSYSIPSLLEDKGGAWEQFDDGYDRKPATQTWTVTLRSDDIDEAAALAVKARNWLDHLGTVYLSDNGVTVLSVAEIVSADGAEGNTEEVQYSFDVVFWFLNEVQSAIEETGYIEEAEIGGISFCRNQF, from the coding sequence ATGAGCGGCTTAAGCGCTTTGAAAGAAACAGTGGTGCAGGGGCTTTCAAGCTATTTGGAAATCCCTGTGGTAAGAAACAATCAGACAGGAGCACAAACAGCATATCCCTACTGTTCCTATTCCATTCCCAGCTTGTTGGAAGATAAGGGCGGGGCATGGGAGCAGTTTGACGACGGATATGACAGAAAACCTGCCACGCAGACCTGGACCGTTACCTTGCGGTCAGATGACATCGACGAAGCTGCGGCGCTTGCTGTTAAAGCCCGTAACTGGCTGGATCATTTGGGCACGGTATATTTGAGCGACAACGGCGTTACGGTGCTTTCGGTAGCAGAGATTGTCAGCGCAGACGGCGCTGAGGGAAACACAGAGGAAGTTCAGTATAGCTTTGACGTTGTGTTTTGGTTTTTGAACGAGGTTCAGTCTGCCATAGAAGAAACCGGCTATATTGAAGAAGCAGAAATTGGCGGCATATCCTTTTGCCGAAATCAGTTTTAG
- a CDS encoding S-layer homology domain-containing protein, with protein MQKKIIYLCFVITVFITMNFHAIAGNNSKNNSFVDIDANFSWAEEAIDELVKRGVLSGMDGKSFAPSSAVTKEQFAKMLVLALDIELIEGADTGYSDVAKDRWSASYINTAKNYLADDSFGSGNFNPAENYTREKCAYAVSMALGIGSDEKNLLDKNIISSNFTDGSDITSSLTTPVAIAAERGIVKGADGLLRPKGDVTRAEAAVILYRAINYKDRNSQNLYITQTPIVGESKVTLEQAKKWAQNNGAHQRFIDIADYYWKYGEITGMRPEILYGQAAKETAFGKYTGQVKPEQNNWAGIKIKNPSGDKPEDHETFATPDDGVRAHFNHMSQYTGIAPVGEPHDRYYVLNSMAWRGTVKNVEQLGGKWAPDVTYGYSIVVNLLRPMENTK; from the coding sequence ATGCAGAAAAAAATAATTTATTTGTGTTTTGTAATCACTGTTTTTATCACCATGAATTTTCACGCCATTGCTGGAAATAATTCAAAAAACAACAGTTTTGTAGACATTGACGCAAACTTTTCGTGGGCTGAAGAGGCCATTGACGAATTGGTGAAACGCGGCGTGCTTTCCGGAATGGACGGCAAATCCTTTGCGCCGTCTTCCGCTGTAACAAAAGAACAATTTGCAAAAATGCTTGTTTTAGCGTTAGATATTGAACTCATTGAGGGCGCCGACACAGGCTACAGCGATGTAGCAAAAGACCGTTGGTCTGCCAGCTATATTAACACCGCAAAAAATTATTTGGCAGACGACAGTTTTGGTTCCGGCAATTTTAACCCGGCAGAAAATTATACCCGTGAAAAATGTGCCTATGCCGTTTCAATGGCATTAGGAATCGGTTCTGATGAAAAAAACCTTTTGGATAAAAATATCATTTCCTCAAATTTTACCGACGGCAGCGACATCACCTCCAGCCTCACCACGCCGGTGGCAATTGCTGCAGAGCGCGGAATTGTAAAAGGGGCAGATGGCCTGCTCCGCCCCAAGGGCGATGTTACAAGAGCAGAAGCCGCAGTAATTCTATACCGTGCAATCAACTATAAAGACCGCAACTCTCAAAACCTTTATATCACCCAAACACCAATTGTGGGTGAAAGCAAAGTAACTTTAGAACAGGCAAAAAAGTGGGCACAGAACAACGGCGCCCATCAACGGTTTATTGATATTGCAGATTATTATTGGAAATACGGCGAAATTACCGGTATGCGGCCGGAGATTTTGTATGGACAAGCTGCTAAAGAAACCGCTTTTGGAAAGTATACCGGCCAGGTAAAGCCCGAACAGAACAACTGGGCGGGAATTAAAATTAAAAATCCTTCCGGTGACAAACCAGAAGACCACGAAACTTTTGCCACGCCAGACGACGGCGTGCGGGCGCATTTTAACCATATGTCCCAATATACTGGAATCGCTCCTGTGGGCGAACCTCACGACCGCTATTATGTTTTAAACTCAATGGCATGGCGCGGCACGGTGAAAAACGTGGAACAGCTTGGCGGCAAGTGGGCCCCCGACGTAACCTATGGCTACAGTATTGTAGTAAACCTTCTGCGTCCTATGGAAAATACTAAATAA
- a CDS encoding sugar phosphate isomerase/epimerase family protein codes for MHDIKIGTLISADKVESVMPKLISYGFETFSITFWKTLGGCDLVKLADSVKRILADTDCTISSIGLYGNPLVNTEEGSQANEGLKQLIDCASLFGTDLVAGFAGRLPDRPVEESVPKFQEVFAPLAQRAGEKGLKIAFENCNMDGDWNRGSYNIAFSPAAWELMFEAVPYDNVGLQWEPCHQMVQLVDPIPQLRKWVKKIFNVHGKDATIAWDIVKEQGICGKEKFVWHRTPGFGDSNWTDIISILRMNGYTGSIDIEGFHDPVYKGDLEYTGQVYALNYLKKCRGGEFVTL; via the coding sequence ATGCACGACATAAAAATTGGAACACTGATTTCTGCCGACAAGGTGGAAAGTGTTATGCCAAAACTTATTTCCTATGGATTTGAGACTTTTTCCATTACCTTTTGGAAGACGCTGGGAGGCTGTGACCTAGTGAAACTGGCAGACAGTGTGAAACGCATTTTAGCGGACACGGACTGCACTATTTCCAGTATCGGCCTTTACGGGAACCCGCTGGTGAACACGGAAGAGGGCAGTCAGGCGAATGAGGGCTTAAAACAGCTGATTGACTGCGCGTCTCTTTTCGGGACAGACCTTGTGGCGGGGTTTGCCGGCAGGCTGCCGGACAGACCGGTTGAAGAATCTGTTCCGAAATTTCAAGAGGTGTTTGCGCCTCTTGCTCAACGGGCAGGGGAGAAAGGACTTAAAATTGCCTTTGAAAACTGCAATATGGACGGTGACTGGAATCGGGGAAGCTACAACATTGCGTTTTCCCCTGCGGCCTGGGAGCTGATGTTTGAGGCGGTGCCCTACGACAATGTAGGACTTCAGTGGGAGCCGTGTCACCAGATGGTGCAGCTTGTTGACCCCATTCCGCAGCTTCGTAAGTGGGTGAAGAAGATTTTTAACGTTCACGGAAAAGACGCCACCATAGCCTGGGACATTGTGAAAGAGCAAGGCATTTGCGGAAAAGAAAAGTTTGTTTGGCACAGAACGCCGGGCTTCGGCGACAGCAACTGGACAGATATCATCTCAATTTTGCGCATGAACGGTTATACTGGCAGCATCGACATAGAAGGGTTTCACGACCCGGTTTATAAGGGAGATTTGGAATATACCGGGCAGGTTTACGCCTTAAACTACTTAAAAAAATGCCGCGGCGGCGAGTTTGTTACACTTTAA
- the smpB gene encoding SsrA-binding protein SmpB gives MEHKSKKLISNNKKAFHDYFVDEKIEAGIELFGTEVKSVRAGNVNLKDSYVSLRTGEAILIGMHISPYEQGNIFNRDPLRDRRLLLHKKEIMRLIGKTKEKGYSLIPLSVYFLGSKVKVELGLARGKKAYDKRESIAERDAKRSMDRAVKARMN, from the coding sequence ATGGAACATAAATCAAAGAAACTCATTAGCAATAACAAAAAGGCGTTTCACGACTATTTTGTTGACGAAAAAATTGAGGCCGGCATTGAGCTGTTTGGTACGGAGGTAAAGTCTGTCCGTGCGGGAAATGTGAATTTAAAAGACAGCTATGTTTCGCTGCGTACCGGAGAGGCTATTTTAATTGGTATGCACATCAGCCCCTACGAGCAAGGCAACATTTTTAACCGCGACCCCTTAAGGGACAGGCGGCTGCTGCTTCACAAAAAAGAGATTATGCGCCTGATTGGAAAAACGAAAGAAAAGGGATATTCGCTCATTCCTCTGTCGGTTTATTTTCTGGGCAGTAAGGTAAAAGTGGAATTGGGCCTTGCCCGGGGCAAAAAGGCCTATGACAAGCGGGAGTCTATTGCCGAGCGCGACGCAAAACGCAGCATGGACCGGGCCGTGAAAGCGCGCATGAATTAA